One window from the genome of Vibrio vulnificus NBRC 15645 = ATCC 27562 encodes:
- a CDS encoding Flp family type IVb pilin — protein MSNLLHKAKAFMQDEEGLSVVEYVVGAALLVVALGLVFNNLGDNLQSKLDGAVGSGS, from the coding sequence ATGAGCAATCTATTACACAAAGCGAAAGCGTTTATGCAAGATGAAGAAGGTTTGTCGGTTGTTGAATACGTTGTGGGTGCAGCGTTACTGGTTGTTGCTCTAGGGCTAGTGTTTAACAATTTAGGTGATAACCTTCAGAGCAAACTGGATGGAGCTGTAGGTAGCGGTTCATAG
- a CDS encoding Flp family type IVb pilin gives MLLRHMKASVDFLLDEEGLSVVEYVVGAALLVLAIGTLFSGYDTKLNNKIDGALS, from the coding sequence ATGTTGCTTAGACATATGAAAGCTAGCGTCGATTTTCTTCTCGATGAGGAAGGATTAAGTGTTGTGGAATACGTCGTCGGGGCGGCGCTACTGGTGTTAGCCATAGGGACTCTCTTTTCCGGATACGACACTAAGCTAAATAACAAGATCGATGGTGCTCTTAGCTAG
- a CDS encoding A24 family peptidase — protein MVINSLIWFCLLVVAVYDARDNRIPNAWLLPLTLLACLHWGLKGDSSQLFLAIGAGAIYFGSGLVLFFLKAMSPGDVKLLGAVGMVIGWDAMGEVAYWITLSAGLVALFFMMLHYARYPDSLQKLVGRYSFQAMSGQVPLLSVYPSEVAVQGKLTMPFAPAVVIGLALFHYF, from the coding sequence GTGGTTATAAACAGTTTGATATGGTTTTGTTTGCTGGTGGTTGCCGTTTACGATGCCAGAGATAACCGAATACCAAATGCATGGCTTTTGCCCCTGACTCTTCTTGCTTGCTTACATTGGGGGCTCAAGGGGGATTCCAGTCAGCTGTTTTTAGCGATAGGTGCAGGTGCAATCTATTTTGGCAGTGGCTTGGTCCTTTTTTTCCTTAAGGCGATGTCGCCGGGTGATGTAAAGCTTCTTGGCGCAGTGGGTATGGTGATCGGCTGGGATGCCATGGGCGAAGTTGCCTACTGGATTACACTTTCAGCCGGGCTCGTTGCGCTGTTTTTCATGATGCTTCACTACGCCCGATATCCTGATTCTTTGCAGAAATTGGTTGGTCGATATTCGTTTCAAGCAATGTCAGGTCAGGTTCCTTTACTTTCTGTTTATCCATCAGAAGTTGCTGTCCAAGGAAAACTCACCATGCCGTTTGCACCCGCCGTTGTAATTGGGTTAGCGCTGTTTCATTACTTTTAG
- a CDS encoding ATPase AAA has product MAEPTAKHRDKLTPQAAPPKVPTSLNQLKIPPVVVENLLIKQLAAYPKSDLLTLTRLMGLNSHIVDEVLAVLRKKSLVEVFQSDPAAFGEANQGTRILYALSESGMEEADDAFIKDAYLGPCPVSVVEYSEMVKAQDVRAKIVNRADVEYAFKDVLGAHRMVAVLGPAINSGRALLLYGDAGTGKTFVATRLLNSLNTSVFIPYSVYAAGNIIKVFTPQHHKKVEEDSSQQSLVFKDQFDKRWALCERPSIQVGGELTMEMLEVNHSQHNRVWMAPLQMMANNGIFIIDDLGRQPMPVATLLNRWIVPMEYFYDYLSLPNGQQITIPFILTLAFSTNLDPEKISDPAFLRRLGYKIQFQPLMKDEYQELWQIMARGKALSLEAGLFERLTELHEQHNVGYYPCLPKDIAGISRDIVAFEESEPVITTQVLERAWQVYFTADGKGGGAR; this is encoded by the coding sequence ATGGCAGAACCCACAGCGAAACACAGAGATAAACTGACGCCTCAAGCCGCTCCACCGAAGGTGCCGACCTCATTAAATCAATTGAAAATTCCACCTGTCGTGGTTGAGAATTTGCTGATCAAGCAATTGGCGGCATACCCCAAATCGGACCTACTGACGTTGACGCGTTTGATGGGGCTCAACAGTCACATTGTCGATGAAGTGCTGGCTGTTTTACGAAAAAAATCCCTTGTTGAAGTGTTTCAATCGGATCCCGCAGCATTTGGAGAGGCTAACCAAGGCACGAGAATTCTATATGCTCTATCGGAATCGGGTATGGAAGAAGCGGACGATGCGTTTATTAAAGATGCGTACTTAGGCCCGTGTCCTGTTTCGGTGGTGGAATACTCTGAGATGGTTAAAGCGCAAGACGTCCGAGCAAAAATCGTCAATCGAGCCGATGTGGAATACGCGTTTAAAGATGTGCTTGGTGCGCATCGTATGGTCGCGGTATTAGGCCCTGCCATTAATTCAGGTCGAGCATTGCTCCTCTATGGTGATGCTGGTACAGGAAAAACTTTTGTGGCCACTCGGTTACTTAACTCTTTGAATACATCCGTGTTTATTCCTTACTCCGTCTATGCCGCAGGTAACATTATCAAGGTGTTTACCCCTCAGCATCATAAAAAAGTGGAAGAAGACAGTAGCCAGCAATCGTTGGTGTTTAAGGATCAGTTTGATAAGCGCTGGGCGCTGTGTGAGCGACCCAGTATTCAGGTGGGCGGGGAGCTCACCATGGAAATGCTGGAAGTGAACCACTCACAACACAATCGAGTCTGGATGGCACCACTGCAAATGATGGCCAATAATGGCATCTTCATTATCGATGACTTGGGCCGTCAACCCATGCCGGTGGCGACACTGCTCAACCGCTGGATTGTGCCGATGGAGTATTTCTACGATTACCTCTCTTTGCCGAATGGCCAACAAATCACCATTCCATTTATTTTGACGCTGGCGTTTTCGACCAACTTAGACCCTGAAAAAATCAGCGACCCTGCATTCTTACGTCGTCTGGGTTATAAGATTCAATTCCAACCCTTGATGAAAGATGAGTACCAAGAACTTTGGCAAATTATGGCACGTGGTAAAGCGCTGAGTTTGGAAGCTGGGTTGTTTGAGCGTCTTACTGAACTACATGAACAACATAATGTTGGTTATTACCCTTGTTTGCCGAAAGATATTGCAGGTATCAGCCGCGATATCGTGGCATTCGAAGAGTCAGAACCGGTAATCACAACACAAGTCCTTGAACGGGCATGGCAAGTCTACTTTACCGCAGATGGTAAAGGCGGAGGTGCACGATGA
- the cpaB gene encoding Flp pilus assembly protein CpaB encodes MSRNQIILLFLLSILFGLAAVFFAKQWMDKQLTPQQDVEVVEREPVVIAAIEIPAGSVIEPQHLTTKLLEKSWRELSQYTDPKELVGQIVAGAIYPGEIIIEQRLTVPGEGSTLAALIPENKRAITIRVNDVIGVAGFLLPGNRVDVLNTISYSKGSAVTKTVLKDIKVLAVDQTARTKENKPIIVRAVTLEVTPDQAEKLLSAKSKGEIQLTLRNPHEPEEKVVRRYVAPSVTIIKGTESSKIQVKE; translated from the coding sequence ATGAGTCGTAACCAAATCATATTACTTTTCTTACTCTCAATCTTATTTGGTTTGGCGGCCGTATTTTTTGCCAAGCAGTGGATGGATAAGCAGCTGACGCCTCAACAAGATGTTGAAGTGGTTGAGCGAGAACCTGTGGTGATTGCGGCCATAGAAATTCCGGCTGGCAGTGTGATTGAGCCACAACATCTCACGACGAAACTGTTGGAAAAATCGTGGCGTGAGCTCTCGCAATATACCGATCCTAAAGAGCTGGTGGGGCAAATCGTTGCGGGAGCAATTTACCCTGGTGAAATCATCATAGAGCAGCGTTTAACCGTGCCTGGTGAGGGCTCGACGCTTGCTGCGTTAATTCCAGAGAACAAACGAGCCATTACCATTCGCGTGAATGATGTGATTGGCGTGGCGGGTTTCTTGCTGCCGGGAAACCGTGTTGATGTACTCAATACCATCTCTTACAGCAAAGGTTCAGCGGTCACTAAAACCGTACTGAAAGATATTAAGGTGTTGGCGGTGGACCAAACGGCCAGAACCAAAGAGAACAAGCCGATCATCGTTCGAGCGGTGACATTGGAAGTCACACCGGATCAGGCGGAAAAACTGTTGAGTGCCAAGAGCAAAGGTGAAATCCAACTCACCTTGCGTAATCCACACGAGCCTGAGGAAAAAGTGGTTCGTCGTTATGTCGCCCCTAGTGTCACCATAATCAAAGGGACGGAGTCATCGAAGATTCAGGTAAAAGAATAA
- a CDS encoding type II and III secretion system protein family protein: MKILILVFTLGVLSVFTAYGATQTGKVVTVPHHKSTFVALSGKAKRVSLGDPEVLDIVMLKSDELFLIGRKLGSTNLMAWDSRGNLIESINIEVTHDLNSLKQKLYEFLPEEPIQVHSAQNRLILSGMVSTQEKMNIALRVAETYAAGQQADEATASLNSQVEKSGVINLMTIGGAQQVMLEVTVAEVQRSLVRRFDSNFHFFENNGSFSWGATSAGGIIDDIGGGVGPIFNVPGIDSTGLLSTFIDGDTLFTFALDIAKENGVAKVLAEPNLTALSGAKAEFLAGGEFPIPVPDSDGVTIEYKEYGVGLKFVPTILSDKRINLNLAVDVSEIAASNTLTLSPGGTNASYFIPPITRRSASSTLELADGQTIGIAGLLSENVRDVSSKMPGFGDIPVLGQLFSSQDYISGETELVILVTPRLAKPIDRSKITLPTDAFVEPSDLKYYLLGVGAYIAESPTNANAAVQPEPEFLQNGQGGTEGEFGHSL, encoded by the coding sequence ATGAAAATTTTGATTTTAGTCTTTACGTTAGGCGTGCTGAGTGTCTTTACCGCTTACGGAGCGACACAAACGGGGAAAGTGGTCACGGTACCGCATCACAAATCGACGTTTGTTGCGTTGTCAGGTAAAGCAAAACGCGTCTCGCTTGGCGATCCTGAAGTGTTAGACATCGTGATGTTGAAATCCGATGAACTGTTCTTGATCGGTCGTAAGTTAGGCTCAACAAACCTAATGGCATGGGACAGCCGTGGGAACTTAATTGAATCGATCAACATTGAAGTCACACACGATCTCAATAGCCTCAAGCAAAAGCTTTATGAGTTTCTGCCAGAGGAACCGATTCAAGTCCACAGTGCGCAAAATCGCTTAATTTTAAGTGGTATGGTCAGCACTCAAGAAAAAATGAACATCGCTCTGCGTGTGGCAGAAACCTATGCGGCGGGGCAACAAGCGGATGAAGCCACGGCCTCGTTAAACAGTCAGGTAGAAAAAAGTGGCGTGATCAACTTAATGACGATCGGCGGTGCCCAGCAGGTGATGCTAGAAGTGACCGTAGCAGAAGTGCAGCGCAGCTTGGTCAGACGTTTTGACTCTAACTTCCACTTTTTCGAAAACAACGGCAGCTTCTCATGGGGGGCAACTTCCGCTGGCGGCATCATTGATGACATCGGTGGCGGTGTAGGCCCTATCTTCAACGTGCCGGGGATCGACAGCACCGGGCTATTGAGCACCTTCATTGATGGCGACACCCTGTTTACTTTTGCATTAGACATTGCCAAAGAAAATGGCGTGGCCAAAGTATTGGCAGAGCCGAATTTGACGGCGTTAAGTGGCGCGAAAGCGGAGTTTCTCGCTGGTGGGGAGTTCCCGATTCCAGTACCAGACAGCGATGGTGTCACCATTGAATACAAAGAGTATGGGGTGGGATTGAAGTTTGTTCCGACCATCTTGAGTGACAAACGTATCAATCTGAACTTGGCGGTGGACGTGAGTGAAATCGCGGCTTCCAATACGCTGACCTTAAGCCCGGGTGGCACCAATGCCAGCTATTTTATTCCCCCCATCACACGTCGCTCGGCGTCTTCAACCTTAGAGCTTGCGGATGGTCAAACCATCGGTATTGCGGGTCTCTTGAGTGAAAATGTACGCGATGTCAGTAGCAAAATGCCCGGCTTTGGCGATATTCCAGTCTTGGGACAACTCTTTAGTAGCCAAGATTATATTTCCGGTGAAACCGAACTGGTGATTTTGGTGACGCCAAGGCTCGCGAAGCCAATCGACCGTAGCAAAATTACGCTGCCGACCGATGCCTTTGTCGAACCGAGCGATCTGAAATATTACTTACTTGGTGTCGGCGCTTATATCGCAGAATCGCCCACCAACGCGAATGCGGCTGTGCAACCTGAGCCCGAGTTTTTACAAAATGGGCAGGGTGGCACTGAAGGCGAATTTGGCCACAGCCTGTAA
- a CDS encoding pilus assembly protein TadG-related protein, protein MDMTRHCKGKRKQQGLVLVLVTVAMLSFVIMAALAIDVTHQVVNRTKLQNAVDAAALAAAMVADATHDTPTATAAAKTTLNSMHSASGNSELDIDSAIFSIDYSNDPLTFPDSSFDDTGDIYVRVSVDDLSLSEFFMQALGMSKEVSASAVAGPSSDINTISNVVPIGVCKGDETGGIYGYNAGEVYVLKVGDSSLSSMGAGNYHLLDFGSGADTVREALGGGYDGTVQIGGSINTQTGVAAGPVGQGANTRLGIYQGGVSSSDYPPDYITDLPDTPATLDSDGNVVYDYAGDLTYAEYKAKTEACIADSSSGDCESGGQPWRRVLPIPMVDCSGSSGGTTTYTVVEVGCFFLLQTVPTNNSGIGQVVFGEFVDSCVVENGSIGNTPGNQGAYKIVIYEDPNNGDS, encoded by the coding sequence ATGGACATGACCAGACACTGCAAGGGAAAACGTAAGCAACAAGGCTTAGTGCTGGTCTTGGTGACGGTGGCGATGTTGAGTTTTGTTATCATGGCGGCATTGGCGATTGACGTCACTCATCAAGTGGTGAATCGCACCAAATTGCAAAATGCCGTCGATGCGGCGGCCTTAGCAGCGGCCATGGTGGCAGACGCCACTCACGATACTCCCACCGCAACGGCGGCCGCCAAAACAACACTTAACTCCATGCATAGCGCCTCTGGCAACAGTGAGCTGGATATCGACTCGGCTATCTTCAGTATTGATTATTCCAACGATCCTCTTACTTTTCCTGACAGCAGCTTTGACGATACGGGCGATATTTATGTGCGCGTGTCGGTTGATGACCTCAGTTTGAGCGAATTTTTTATGCAAGCGTTGGGCATGAGTAAAGAAGTATCGGCCTCAGCAGTGGCTGGCCCAAGCTCCGACATCAATACCATCAGCAATGTCGTGCCAATAGGAGTGTGCAAAGGTGATGAAACTGGTGGTATCTACGGTTACAACGCCGGTGAGGTGTATGTCCTGAAAGTAGGCGATTCCAGCTTATCCAGCATGGGGGCGGGGAACTACCATCTACTTGATTTTGGCTCGGGTGCCGACACGGTGCGCGAAGCGTTAGGAGGTGGTTACGATGGTACTGTGCAAATTGGTGGCAGCATAAATACCCAGACAGGGGTCGCAGCGGGTCCTGTAGGGCAGGGGGCGAATACTCGCCTTGGCATCTATCAAGGCGGTGTATCCAGTAGTGACTACCCGCCAGATTACATCACTGACCTCCCAGACACACCAGCGACGCTCGATAGTGATGGCAATGTCGTTTACGACTACGCCGGTGATCTCACATATGCGGAATACAAAGCAAAGACCGAAGCTTGTATTGCCGATAGTAGCTCTGGTGATTGCGAGTCTGGGGGGCAGCCTTGGCGACGTGTGTTACCGATTCCTATGGTGGATTGCTCAGGTTCGAGTGGTGGTACCACGACCTATACCGTGGTGGAAGTTGGCTGCTTCTTCCTCTTACAAACTGTACCAACGAACAACTCAGGTATCGGACAAGTCGTGTTTGGTGAGTTTGTTGATTCTTGTGTGGTGGAAAACGGCTCAATTGGTAACACACCGGGAAACCAAGGCGCTTATAAGATCGTCATCTATGAAGATCCAAACAATGGAGATTCGTGA
- a CDS encoding TadE/TadG family type IV pilus assembly protein, whose amino-acid sequence MEIREMKREMNNQKVRGFAAVEMVATLPVILLILVGVVEVGHMFTQYNTLAKGVQNGARFAVNDVYGTISYDQIANEADIKNMVLHGQVSGGSYTILDNLTADDITVTHNSGYVTVTASYTYVPSFSKIPYTNTELGITFTASSVMRSGL is encoded by the coding sequence ATGGAGATTCGTGAGATGAAAAGAGAGATGAACAACCAAAAAGTGCGTGGGTTTGCAGCGGTCGAAATGGTCGCCACTCTGCCAGTGATTTTGTTGATTCTAGTGGGCGTGGTGGAAGTCGGGCATATGTTTACCCAGTACAACACCCTCGCCAAAGGAGTACAAAATGGTGCTCGTTTTGCCGTCAATGATGTCTATGGAACAATTAGCTATGACCAAATTGCCAACGAAGCAGACATTAAAAACATGGTGTTACACGGCCAAGTCTCGGGCGGCAGCTACACCATTTTAGACAACTTAACCGCAGACGATATTACCGTTACCCACAATAGCGGTTATGTCACGGTGACGGCGTCTTACACTTACGTCCCATCGTTTAGCAAAATTCCGTACACCAACACGGAATTAGGCATCACTTTCACAGCGTCTTCTGTGATGAGGAGCGGCTTGTGA
- a CDS encoding TadE family protein — protein MRVKEWKRRNSQGLAVIELTIVSTVLMLILLSIFSVGYYMFSMQMINEATRKAARLATVCYVTSSAHQNIKDVVIDSSLPGNFSDQHLVIEYLDANGDVVSGDLTDNDVFITIKYVRARVSNYQFQFVSVLNFLGNNGLVTIPQFETTLPVESLGVVRPTKNDSDGSTTDC, from the coding sequence ATGCGAGTTAAGGAATGGAAGAGAAGAAATAGCCAAGGGCTGGCCGTGATTGAACTGACCATTGTCTCAACCGTGTTGATGTTGATACTGCTGTCAATCTTCTCTGTTGGTTACTACATGTTTTCGATGCAGATGATTAATGAGGCGACACGTAAAGCGGCACGCTTAGCGACGGTTTGCTATGTCACCTCGAGCGCGCACCAAAACATCAAAGACGTCGTCATTGATAGCAGTTTGCCCGGTAATTTCAGCGATCAGCATTTGGTGATTGAGTATCTCGATGCCAATGGCGATGTGGTCAGCGGGGACTTAACCGACAATGATGTTTTTATAACCATAAAATACGTTAGAGCTAGAGTGAGTAATTATCAATTTCAATTTGTTTCAGTTCTTAATTTTTTAGGAAACAACGGCTTAGTGACCATTCCGCAATTTGAAACCACGCTACCTGTCGAGAGTTTAGGGGTGGTGAGACCAACTAAAAACGATTCGGATGGTTCCACAACTGACTGCTAG
- a CDS encoding AAA family ATPase, whose protein sequence is MVPQLTARGRYMGEAVKLNRNNDESFARLKTSLHIWVLYSSDRFQLHMGAQLKLCKNLSFDLISMHNFNVSGLTHVTPPDLIFVETGPNWAQKVLSLQEYEAPSDDFEASLIVFGDESDNGALKIALRLGAADFVSDKALVGDFFHLLKNVSDEKFSSRELGELHLFINTKGGCGASTLALNTALEIAGSHPGKVLLLDVDIPFGVISEYLNISPQYSLTDVIEHSKDLDHDSLTAMVTKMESGLHVLGFFHENTAEDFDKAKEIGRLLPVLREIYPYVIIDLSRGVDRIFSAVVAPATKVFLITQQNLAAIKNTSRILRMLTFEYGVTREQIELIVNRYEKRASIKLKDIEHTITGIPVFMIPNDYRVAIESANLGRPFVENKKNSAITRSIVEFSHHIAKPEEEKKSWLKKIFS, encoded by the coding sequence ATGGTTCCACAACTGACTGCTAGGGGACGGTATATGGGAGAAGCTGTGAAGCTAAATAGGAACAATGATGAAAGTTTTGCTCGCTTAAAGACCAGTCTACATATCTGGGTGTTGTACAGTAGCGACCGATTTCAGCTTCATATGGGGGCACAACTCAAGTTGTGTAAAAACCTCAGTTTTGATCTGATTTCAATGCACAACTTCAATGTCTCTGGGCTGACGCACGTGACGCCACCCGATCTTATTTTTGTTGAAACTGGGCCAAATTGGGCACAAAAAGTACTGTCGTTGCAAGAATATGAGGCACCCAGCGATGATTTCGAAGCCTCGTTGATTGTGTTTGGTGACGAAAGTGACAACGGCGCATTGAAAATTGCTTTGCGTCTGGGTGCGGCAGACTTTGTTTCTGATAAAGCCTTAGTGGGGGACTTTTTCCACTTACTCAAAAATGTTTCCGATGAGAAGTTTTCCAGCCGAGAGCTTGGAGAACTGCACTTATTTATTAACACCAAAGGCGGTTGTGGTGCCTCGACACTGGCCTTGAATACCGCCTTAGAAATAGCCGGTTCTCATCCGGGAAAAGTACTTCTGCTGGATGTGGACATCCCATTTGGTGTCATCTCTGAATACCTCAACATTTCACCGCAGTACAGCTTAACGGACGTCATCGAGCACTCTAAGGATCTTGACCACGATTCGCTCACCGCCATGGTGACCAAGATGGAGAGTGGTTTGCATGTGTTGGGCTTTTTTCACGAAAACACCGCAGAAGATTTTGATAAAGCGAAGGAAATTGGCCGTTTACTGCCTGTTCTTCGCGAAATTTATCCTTACGTCATTATCGATCTGTCCCGCGGGGTGGATCGTATTTTCTCGGCCGTGGTCGCGCCCGCGACTAAGGTTTTCTTGATTACGCAGCAAAACCTTGCCGCGATTAAGAACACCTCGCGCATTCTGCGCATGTTGACCTTTGAGTATGGCGTTACCCGAGAGCAGATTGAGTTGATTGTTAATCGTTACGAGAAACGAGCATCAATCAAGTTAAAAGACATTGAGCACACCATCACAGGCATTCCGGTTTTCATGATCCCGAATGATTACCGTGTTGCGATTGAAAGTGCCAATTTAGGGCGACCTTTTGTTGAGAACAAAAAAAACAGTGCGATTACCCGTTCCATTGTCGAGTTTTCTCATCACATCGCGAAACCTGAGGAAGAGAAAAAAAGTTGGCTCAAGAAAATATTTTCTTAG
- a CDS encoding CpaF family protein, which yields MFFKRKNINPEFQEKAAALEAQPSSTISDEVISDIESNVQPIDSNRVEPMQQDKKLLERQAKDKAVEEARKQLEQELAIKHYYHQRLLETLDLGLLSSLEKERAKKDLHDAIVQLMAEDQTHPMSSEGRKRVIKQIEDEVFGLGPLEPLLHDKTVSDILVNGPKNIFVERRGKLEKTPYTFLDDRHLRNIIDRIVSQVGRRIDEASPMVDARLLDGSRVNAIIPPLALDGASVSIRRFAVDKLTMDNMLGYNSLSPQMAKFVEAAVTGELNILIAGGTGSGKTTTLNIFSGFIPSDDRIITIEDSAELQLQQPHVVRLETRPPNLEGKGEITQRDLVKNALRMRPDRIVLGEVRGAEAVDMLAAMNTGHDGSLATIHANTPRDALSRVENMFAMAGWNISTKNLRAQIASAIHLVVQMERQEDGKRRMVSIQEINGMEGEIITMSEIFHFKRQGLDADGNILGFYTATGVVPACHDQLTKRGLDLPFELFNESFS from the coding sequence ATGTTTTTTAAAAGAAAAAATATCAACCCAGAGTTTCAGGAAAAAGCAGCGGCATTAGAAGCGCAACCCAGTTCAACGATCAGTGATGAGGTTATTTCTGACATTGAGTCCAATGTGCAGCCAATAGACTCAAACAGAGTCGAGCCGATGCAACAAGACAAAAAACTGCTGGAGCGTCAGGCGAAAGACAAAGCGGTTGAAGAGGCACGTAAACAACTCGAACAAGAGTTGGCGATTAAGCACTACTATCATCAACGCTTGTTGGAAACATTGGATTTGGGTTTGCTGTCGAGTTTGGAAAAAGAGCGAGCAAAGAAAGATTTGCACGATGCCATCGTCCAGCTCATGGCGGAAGACCAAACTCACCCAATGAGCTCAGAAGGTCGTAAGCGGGTGATCAAGCAGATTGAAGATGAAGTGTTTGGTCTGGGGCCACTAGAGCCATTACTGCATGACAAAACCGTGTCGGATATTTTGGTCAATGGCCCGAAAAACATCTTTGTGGAACGTCGCGGTAAGTTGGAAAAGACCCCCTATACCTTTTTGGATGACCGCCACTTACGCAACATCATCGACCGCATTGTTAGCCAGGTAGGGCGTCGTATTGATGAAGCCTCGCCAATGGTGGATGCGCGTTTGCTGGATGGTTCGCGAGTCAATGCCATCATCCCACCCTTGGCTCTCGATGGAGCCTCGGTGTCGATTCGTCGTTTTGCGGTTGACAAGCTCACCATGGACAACATGCTCGGCTACAACTCGTTATCGCCACAAATGGCTAAGTTTGTCGAAGCGGCGGTAACAGGGGAGCTGAACATTCTGATTGCGGGTGGTACGGGTTCTGGGAAAACCACCACTCTCAATATCTTCTCCGGTTTTATCCCTTCTGACGATCGCATTATCACCATTGAAGACTCGGCAGAGCTGCAACTGCAACAACCGCATGTGGTGAGATTGGAAACGCGCCCGCCCAACTTGGAAGGCAAAGGCGAAATTACTCAGCGCGATTTGGTGAAAAATGCGCTGCGGATGCGCCCCGATCGCATTGTGCTGGGGGAGGTGCGTGGCGCTGAAGCGGTGGATATGTTAGCGGCGATGAACACCGGTCACGATGGCTCTCTGGCGACTATCCATGCTAATACCCCGCGCGATGCGTTGAGTCGGGTGGAAAACATGTTTGCCATGGCTGGCTGGAATATCTCGACCAAAAACTTGCGTGCGCAGATCGCCTCTGCGATTCACTTAGTGGTGCAAATGGAGCGCCAAGAAGACGGTAAGCGCCGCATGGTGAGTATTCAAGAGATCAACGGCATGGAGGGGGAAATCATCACCATGTCGGAGATTTTTCACTTTAAACGTCAAGGGCTCGATGCCGATGGCAATATCCTTGGTTTTTACACCGCAACGGGAGTGGTGCCCGCGTGTCATGATCAATTAACGAAGCGTGGATTAGATTTGCCCTTCGAACTGTTTAACGAAAGCTTTTCATAG
- a CDS encoding type II secretion system F family protein, translating to MDDITYFFVLLFFAVVFISQALILPAAGSKAKHKELSQRLKETQMNLDEEARSLLQEHYLKSLSPLDRSLVKVAAFASLKKSIELSGLDWSLAQTLMVCLIISLTTIVTMVILAQPWYIAVAGGSAIWFALQFFLQKRITDRLNRFEEQLPDALDIIRRMLQAGQPVTQAFNEVGNEMAPPIGIEFKNTFNLLNYGYDMRLAIMQMAERTPTVSMLAFSSAVLLQKETGGNLSENLEKVGKVLRQRFKLTRKIKTISAESRLSAWILVLSPFVLFVGLMFINPEYVKPLYQDERGMELVTMGIVSLFFGAIWIRNIINFEV from the coding sequence ATGGATGACATTACCTATTTCTTCGTCCTGCTCTTTTTTGCTGTTGTCTTTATTTCGCAAGCCCTGATCCTGCCAGCGGCAGGCAGCAAGGCAAAACATAAAGAGCTCTCTCAGCGTTTGAAAGAGACGCAGATGAACTTGGATGAAGAGGCGCGTTCTTTACTCCAAGAGCATTACTTAAAAAGCTTATCTCCGTTAGATCGTAGTTTGGTCAAAGTGGCGGCCTTTGCTTCGCTGAAAAAATCGATCGAACTCTCTGGGCTCGACTGGTCTTTGGCGCAGACATTAATGGTCTGTTTAATCATCAGTTTGACCACCATTGTCACTATGGTGATTCTGGCTCAACCTTGGTATATCGCCGTTGCGGGCGGCTCTGCAATTTGGTTTGCCTTGCAATTCTTCCTGCAAAAACGCATTACCGATCGCCTCAATCGTTTTGAAGAACAATTGCCTGATGCGCTCGATATTATTCGCCGTATGTTGCAAGCCGGTCAGCCTGTGACTCAAGCGTTCAATGAAGTGGGCAACGAGATGGCTCCGCCGATCGGTATTGAGTTCAAAAACACCTTCAACCTGCTTAATTACGGCTACGACATGCGTTTGGCCATTATGCAGATGGCGGAACGCACTCCGACCGTATCGATGCTGGCGTTTTCCAGTGCGGTGTTATTGCAAAAAGAGACGGGTGGTAATCTCTCTGAAAACCTAGAAAAAGTGGGGAAAGTGCTGCGTCAACGCTTCAAATTGACGCGAAAAATCAAAACCATCTCCGCGGAAAGTCGCCTTTCCGCATGGATTTTGGTGCTCTCTCCCTTCGTACTGTTTGTGGGGTTGATGTTCATTAACCCCGAATACGTGAAGCCCTTGTACCAAGATGAACGGGGAATGGAGCTGGTCACCATGGGGATCGTGAGCCTGTTCTTTGGCGCTATTTGGATTCGCAATATCATCAACTTCGAGGTGTGA